In the Cydia fagiglandana chromosome 5, ilCydFagi1.1, whole genome shotgun sequence genome, one interval contains:
- the LOC134664450 gene encoding ras-related and estrogen-regulated growth inhibitor-like protein: MKMTVNRIRVVVLGSARCGKSAVVVRYLTKRYIGEYSSTGDFLYQHRVAFDGATSEVEILDTCGCAKRGCLAEHLRWGDAFAIVYSVCDRRSFLAAAELLALLERTRLPGCTAVTLLGNKRDLEHARVVKAEEGQELSLRFGCQFYEVSAAESCAGAALAFHALLREARALALLLPSPRRKLAAYSVSKVIGSILGLSNKSVRKKRPSLSI, encoded by the exons ATGAAGATGACAGTTAATCGAATAAGAGTTGTGGTGCTTGGCAGCGCTCGTTGCGGGAAATCGG ccGTGGTGGTCCGTTACCTAACAAAGCGTTACATCGGCGAATACAGCTCCACCGGCG ATTTCCTGTATCAGCACAGAGTCGCATTCGATGGCGCGACATCCGAAGTGGAGATTTTAGATACTTGTGGTTGCGCG AAACGCGGCTGTTTAGCGGAACATCTCCGATGGGGAGATGCTTTCGCGATAGTGTACTCCGTCTGCGACCGGCGGTCGTTCCTGGCGGCTGCAGAACTCCTTGCCTTGCTGGAACGGACTAGGCTACCCGGTTGCACTGCTGTGACGTTGTTAGGAAACAAGAGGGACTTGGAACATGCGAG AGTCGTGAAAGCGGAGGAGGGCCAGGAGCTGTCGCTGCGGTTCGGGTGCCAGTTCTACGAGGTGTCGGCGGCGGAGTCGTGCGCGGGCGCCGCGCTCGCCTTCCACGCGCTGCTGCGCGAGGCGCGCGCGCTCGCGCTGCTGCTTCCTTCGCCTCGGCGCAAGCTCGCCGCCTATTCTGTTTCTAAA gtAATCGGCTCCATCCTTGGGCTAAGCAACAAGAGCGTCCGTAAGAAACGTCCATCCCTGAGCATATGA